In Deinococcus proteolyticus MRP, a single genomic region encodes these proteins:
- a CDS encoding histone deacetylase family protein, which translates to MQQAASLPEFTHPFRAYSPADFTFPLPEGHRFPQYKYEGVRQQLTGRLPILTTPQLRWADAGRVHDAHFLRRWRRGEVPRKEEREFGLPWSEEVVVRAMRAAGGSLAALHDARAVGWGANLAGGTHHAFADRAGGFCLVNDAAILTRLALDEGWAQRVAVLDLDVHQGDGTAALLEHEPRAFTLSIHGERNYPFRKERSSLDLGLGDGVTDAEYLTVLRTQALPALEAFRPDLLLYLAGADVLAGDRFGRFALTLDGVHERNRRVLTWARDAGVPVVSMMAGGYNADHTLTVAAHASVVEQGLEVFR; encoded by the coding sequence ATGCAGCAGGCTGCGTCGCTGCCGGAGTTCACCCACCCGTTCCGCGCCTACAGCCCGGCCGACTTCACCTTTCCGCTGCCCGAAGGTCACCGCTTTCCGCAGTACAAGTACGAAGGGGTGCGCCAGCAGCTGACCGGCCGGCTGCCCATTCTGACCACGCCGCAGCTGCGCTGGGCCGACGCAGGCCGGGTCCACGATGCCCACTTCCTGCGCCGCTGGCGGCGGGGCGAGGTGCCGCGCAAGGAAGAACGCGAGTTCGGCCTGCCCTGGTCGGAGGAGGTGGTGGTGCGGGCCATGCGGGCCGCTGGCGGCAGCCTGGCCGCGCTGCATGACGCCCGCGCCGTGGGCTGGGGCGCCAACCTGGCAGGCGGCACCCACCACGCCTTCGCTGACCGCGCTGGGGGGTTCTGCTTGGTGAACGACGCCGCCATTCTCACCCGGCTGGCCCTGGACGAGGGCTGGGCGCAGCGGGTGGCCGTACTGGACCTGGATGTCCATCAGGGTGACGGTACCGCAGCGCTGCTGGAACACGAGCCGCGGGCTTTTACACTCAGCATTCACGGCGAACGCAACTACCCTTTTCGCAAGGAGCGCAGCAGCCTGGACCTGGGCCTGGGCGACGGCGTGACCGACGCTGAATATCTGACGGTGCTGAGGACCCAGGCTCTGCCTGCCCTGGAAGCCTTCCGCCCCGACCTGTTGCTGTATCTGGCGGGTGCGGACGTGCTGGCCGGCGACCGCTTTGGCCGCTTCGCCCTCACGCTGGACGGAGTGCACGAGCGCAACCGCCGCGTGCTGACCTGGGCGCGGGACGCCGGGGTGCCGGTGGTCAGCATGATGGCGGGCGGCTACAACGCCGACCACACCCTCACCGTGGCCGCACACGCCAGCGTGGTGGAGCAGGGCCTGGAAGTCTTCAGATAG
- a CDS encoding ATP cone domain-containing protein, protein MASKKSKLDKSEKGARKEPLDLLVGPPKHAWPFSRGLLIRTLLHAGASRKEAASIARYVEQYLRDHALSPIRVEDLHALLVRVTRAQGSRSLARKVAQQTPFFQDIQVRSASGKMPFSRSVLARRLDDTGLDTKEAYAAARQVDLYLREQGLREVSAEELQDYAAEILTRNYGEHFARTYRFTLSHQGRVGVISTDSPEEVQPIPFSKGILMQSLLAAGAAPDAARTLARAVQRDLQGQEDRVVTRAQIRRMVQRRLRDEAGKHVSARYGLLRSIRHLPRPLLVLIGGVSGTGKSHLASEVAYRLGIPRIINTDSVREVMRAMVSPQLMPTLHTSTFQAWKHLLPPGEERPDHPDRLALEIGFREQARQVSVGLNAIARRLVHENADLVAEGVHLVPGFLDGQLAEAAIVVPVLLTIPDEDEHRARFARREKEAAAREGSRYLQSFQEIRGLQEYLVRVAERQGVPILDHLSLDEQAERTVDIVLAQLPEALRELGDDLYGEGDEEEMGFLEYASSLSGVSGTAVTAPGSPPEEKDLASS, encoded by the coding sequence GTGGCCAGCAAAAAGAGCAAGCTGGACAAAAGCGAAAAAGGAGCCCGCAAGGAACCGCTGGACCTGCTGGTGGGGCCGCCCAAGCACGCTTGGCCCTTCAGCCGGGGCCTGCTGATTCGGACCCTGCTGCACGCCGGTGCCAGCCGCAAGGAAGCGGCCAGCATTGCCCGGTATGTGGAGCAGTACCTGCGCGACCACGCCCTGAGCCCTATCCGCGTAGAAGACCTGCACGCCCTGCTGGTGCGGGTCACCAGGGCGCAGGGAAGCCGCTCGCTGGCGCGGAAGGTGGCGCAGCAAACGCCCTTTTTTCAGGATATTCAGGTGCGATCGGCCAGCGGCAAGATGCCGTTCTCGCGGTCGGTGCTGGCGCGGCGGCTGGACGACACCGGCCTGGACACCAAGGAAGCCTACGCGGCGGCCCGGCAGGTGGACCTGTACCTGCGCGAGCAGGGCCTGCGAGAGGTGAGCGCCGAGGAGCTGCAGGACTACGCCGCCGAGATTCTGACCCGCAACTACGGCGAGCATTTCGCGCGCACCTACCGCTTTACCCTCAGCCACCAGGGCCGGGTGGGGGTAATCAGCACCGACAGCCCCGAAGAGGTGCAGCCGATTCCGTTTAGCAAGGGCATCCTGATGCAGTCGCTGCTGGCCGCTGGAGCCGCGCCCGACGCTGCCCGCACCCTGGCCCGCGCCGTGCAGCGCGACCTGCAAGGCCAAGAAGACCGGGTGGTGACCCGTGCCCAGATTCGCCGCATGGTCCAGCGCCGGCTACGCGACGAGGCGGGCAAACATGTCAGCGCCCGCTACGGACTGCTGCGGTCCATCCGGCACCTGCCACGGCCGCTGCTGGTCCTGATTGGGGGAGTATCGGGCACCGGCAAATCGCACCTGGCGTCCGAGGTGGCCTACCGCCTGGGCATTCCCCGCATCATCAACACCGACTCGGTGCGTGAGGTCATGCGGGCGATGGTGTCGCCGCAGCTGATGCCTACGCTGCACACCAGTACCTTTCAGGCCTGGAAGCACCTGCTGCCTCCCGGCGAGGAGCGCCCCGACCACCCCGACCGGCTGGCACTGGAAATCGGGTTCCGGGAGCAGGCGCGGCAGGTGTCGGTGGGACTGAATGCCATCGCCCGGCGGCTGGTCCACGAGAACGCCGACCTGGTGGCCGAGGGCGTGCATCTGGTTCCCGGATTTCTGGACGGGCAGCTGGCCGAGGCAGCCATCGTGGTGCCGGTGCTGCTGACTATCCCCGACGAGGACGAGCACCGCGCCCGCTTCGCCCGGCGTGAAAAGGAAGCGGCGGCGCGGGAAGGAAGCCGTTACTTGCAGAGCTTTCAGGAGATTCGCGGGCTACAGGAATATCTGGTCCGGGTGGCCGAGCGCCAGGGAGTCCCCATACTGGACCACCTGTCGCTGGACGAACAGGCCGAGCGGACCGTAGATATCGTGCTGGCGCAGCTGCCGGAAGCCCTGCGCGAACTGGGTGACGACCTGTATGGCGAGGGCGACGAGGAAGAAATGGGCTTTTTGGAATACGCCAGCAGCCTCTCCGGCGTGTCCGGCACTGCGGTGACCGCCCCAGGCTCGCCGCCTGAGGAAAAGGACCTGGCCAGCTCCTAG
- a CDS encoding TetR/AcrR family transcriptional regulator, translating into MELSLRERQKERRRSEIYEAAIALFKECGFENTTATEIARASGVSRGTFFNYYPYKEAVLLDYGSLVVEQLQAEAGRRLDEGQPPLQVLYDIWSLLADENTRERDLFPPLAYEVMNPNPERAQTAYRALRLSGVVELILRPLHDAGELRSDLSLARMSNLIADTYLLVALRWSAYGTGRSLHDELRLSLDLLLTGALKRQGTGS; encoded by the coding sequence ATGGAACTTTCCCTTCGCGAACGCCAAAAGGAACGGCGCCGCAGCGAGATTTACGAGGCCGCCATCGCTCTATTCAAGGAATGCGGATTCGAAAACACCACGGCCACCGAGATTGCCCGGGCCAGCGGGGTTTCGCGCGGCACTTTTTTCAACTACTACCCCTACAAGGAAGCGGTGCTGCTCGACTACGGCAGCCTGGTGGTCGAGCAGCTGCAGGCCGAGGCCGGGCGCCGACTGGATGAGGGTCAGCCGCCGCTGCAAGTGCTGTACGACATCTGGTCCCTGCTGGCCGACGAGAACACGCGGGAGCGTGACCTGTTCCCACCGCTGGCCTACGAGGTCATGAATCCCAATCCGGAGCGGGCCCAGACCGCGTACCGGGCCCTGCGCCTCAGCGGCGTGGTGGAACTGATTTTGCGGCCCCTGCACGACGCGGGTGAGCTGCGCTCGGACCTGAGCCTGGCCCGCATGAGCAACCTGATTGCCGACACCTACCTGCTGGTCGCACTGCGCTGGAGCGCCTACGGCACTGGCCGCAGCCTGCACGACGAACTGCGGCTGTCGCTGGACCTGCTGCTGACCGGGGCACTCAAACGCCAAGGGACAGGTTCCTGA
- a CDS encoding C40 family peptidase codes for MPITADPLSLSGVRLSSALLSGLMCCLPVAGSAAAQGAFEQVQPAAEAPRHLFSYNEITVQRGDTAYSLAREYGLSVPQLLELNGLSTHDLEVGQVLKVAAIAPHQVVKGDTLYSLARTNGVTVEALQSANSLSGDTIEIGQWLAVPAAPQARPMPAEVLAAAPAFSVTHSSSAPSAAEPEAADLTGWRRNALAMLNTPYVYGGNSPSGVDCSSFVVRVFQPLGLSLPRTSAQQAQVGQPVARASLRGGDLVFFDTVGRGSVTHVGIYLGDDQFVNANSYYGRVVIDKLEGDRYWSPRYLSARRILDSGTVARLNSGVQVALRPGHAD; via the coding sequence ATGCCGATAACTGCTGACCCATTGTCCCTTTCCGGTGTTCGTCTGTCCTCTGCCCTCCTGTCTGGCCTGATGTGCTGCCTTCCCGTGGCCGGCAGCGCTGCAGCCCAGGGCGCGTTTGAACAGGTCCAGCCTGCCGCCGAGGCCCCCCGGCACCTGTTCTCGTACAATGAAATTACCGTGCAGCGCGGCGACACCGCCTACAGCCTGGCCCGCGAGTATGGCCTGAGCGTGCCGCAGCTGCTGGAACTGAACGGCCTGAGCACCCACGACCTCGAAGTGGGGCAGGTGCTGAAGGTGGCGGCCATCGCGCCCCATCAGGTGGTGAAGGGGGACACGCTCTACAGCCTGGCCCGCACGAACGGTGTCACGGTGGAAGCCCTGCAGTCGGCCAACAGCCTGTCTGGCGACACCATCGAAATCGGGCAGTGGCTGGCGGTGCCGGCCGCGCCTCAGGCCCGCCCCATGCCCGCAGAAGTGCTGGCGGCAGCGCCAGCTTTCTCGGTCACCCACTCGTCCTCAGCGCCCAGCGCTGCAGAACCTGAGGCTGCCGACCTCACCGGCTGGCGCCGCAACGCTCTGGCGATGCTCAACACGCCCTATGTGTACGGCGGCAACTCGCCTTCAGGCGTGGACTGCAGTTCCTTCGTGGTGCGGGTCTTCCAGCCGCTGGGCCTGTCACTGCCCCGTACCAGTGCCCAGCAGGCGCAGGTGGGCCAGCCGGTGGCCCGCGCTTCACTGCGCGGCGGTGACCTGGTATTTTTCGATACGGTGGGGCGCGGCAGCGTGACCCACGTTGGCATCTACCTGGGCGATGACCAGTTCGTGAATGCCAATTCTTACTATGGCCGCGTGGTCATCGACAAGTTGGAGGGCGACCGCTACTGGTCGCCCCGTTACTTGTCGGCCCGCCGGATTTTGGACAGCGGTACAGTGGCCCGCCTGAACAGCGGTGTGCAGGTGGCTCTGCGCCCCGGCCACGCCGACTGA
- the murA gene encoding UDP-N-acetylglucosamine 1-carboxyvinyltransferase — MHLSPLRIQGGRPLGGELAVQPSKNAALPILVASLLSSEPITLHGIPRLSDVYTILELASHVGARHAWTGPNSLTIHTPELLHTDAPYALVSKMRASFIMMGALLGRAGEATVSMPGGCAFGFRPVDQHVKAFRAIGIDVTEDGGNFQASRGANFGGRFVFEMLTVGGTHNAILASVLGEGTHVTLENASIDTDVVDLIGFLNSLGADIRGAGTNTLDIYGVKALRGGEYRVIPDRIEAGTFMLAAAATRSRLTLTDLRPDHVRSLSSKLEEMGVQITEGADSLVVDATRGILRPVDVTTQSYPGFPTDLQPQMSALLATVDGTSIVQDPVYKDRLTHVAELQRMGADIKVSGYTQIIRGARLRGAPVKAADLRAGASLFIAALTADGETVIDGVKYLNRGYENLAARLRSIGADVHQPEVNLASAMD; from the coding sequence ATGCATCTATCCCCACTGCGTATCCAAGGCGGTCGTCCCCTTGGAGGAGAGTTGGCTGTCCAGCCCAGTAAAAATGCCGCCCTGCCCATCCTGGTGGCCAGCCTCCTGAGTAGTGAGCCTATTACCCTGCATGGCATTCCCCGGCTCAGCGACGTATACACCATTCTGGAACTTGCCAGCCACGTGGGCGCCCGCCACGCCTGGACCGGGCCCAACAGCCTGACCATCCACACCCCCGAGCTGCTGCACACCGACGCGCCCTACGCACTGGTCAGCAAGATGCGTGCCTCGTTCATCATGATGGGTGCCCTGCTGGGCCGCGCCGGTGAAGCCACCGTGAGCATGCCCGGTGGCTGCGCGTTCGGATTCCGCCCGGTGGACCAGCACGTCAAGGCCTTCCGCGCCATTGGGATTGACGTGACCGAGGACGGAGGAAACTTCCAGGCCAGCCGGGGTGCGAATTTCGGTGGCCGCTTTGTTTTTGAGATGCTGACGGTGGGCGGCACGCATAACGCCATCCTGGCCTCGGTGCTGGGCGAGGGCACGCACGTGACCCTGGAGAATGCGTCCATCGACACCGACGTGGTGGACCTGATCGGCTTCCTGAACTCGCTGGGAGCCGACATTCGTGGCGCGGGCACCAACACGCTGGACATCTACGGCGTCAAGGCCCTGCGCGGCGGCGAATACCGCGTGATTCCCGACCGTATCGAGGCCGGCACCTTTATGCTAGCGGCAGCCGCCACCCGCAGCCGCCTGACCCTGACCGACCTGCGCCCCGACCACGTGCGCTCGCTGAGCAGCAAACTGGAAGAAATGGGCGTACAGATCACCGAGGGCGCTGACTCGCTGGTGGTGGACGCCACCCGCGGCATTCTGCGCCCGGTGGACGTGACCACCCAGAGCTACCCTGGCTTCCCCACCGACCTGCAGCCTCAGATGAGCGCCCTGCTGGCCACTGTGGACGGCACCAGCATCGTGCAGGACCCGGTGTACAAGGACCGCCTGACCCACGTGGCCGAGCTGCAGCGCATGGGCGCCGACATCAAGGTGAGCGGCTACACCCAGATTATCCGTGGCGCTCGCCTGCGCGGCGCTCCCGTCAAGGCCGCCGACCTGCGCGCCGGCGCCTCGCTGTTCATCGCGGCACTGACCGCCGACGGCGAAACCGTGATTGACGGCGTGAAATACCTCAACCGTGGCTACGAAAACCTGGCCGCTCGCCTGCGCAGCATCGGCGCCGACGTTCACCAGCCCGAAGTGAACCTCGCGTCCGCGATGGACTGA
- the ald gene encoding alanine dehydrogenase has translation MHIGIPKEIKVKENRVAMTPGGVESLVRRGHRVTVEAGAGVGSSFSDEAYRQAGAELGSAADAWAAEMVVKVKEPVESEYGYLRSDLLLFTYLHLAADRPLTDALLAAGTTAVAYETVQHSDGSLPLLMPMSEVAGRLSVQAGAYHLQKPVGGRGVLLGGVPGVKPGNVTIVGGGVVGTNAAKMAMGLGAHVTILDVSQRRLAYLDDVFFGRITTMMSSEANLRELLPQTDLLIGAVLIPGAKAPHLVTRDMLALMPEGAVIVDVAVDQGGCVETIHATTHDDPTYVVDGIIHYGVANMPGAVPRTSTLALTNQTMPYVFSLAEHGVQPLERNASLLLGLNTHAGQLTNQPVAEAFGMNWSEPSSVLGA, from the coding sequence ATGCATATCGGTATTCCCAAAGAAATCAAGGTCAAGGAAAACCGCGTCGCCATGACCCCCGGCGGCGTGGAGTCGCTGGTGCGGCGCGGGCACCGCGTGACGGTGGAAGCCGGCGCAGGGGTTGGCAGCAGCTTCAGCGACGAGGCCTACCGCCAGGCAGGAGCCGAGCTAGGCAGCGCCGCCGACGCCTGGGCCGCCGAGATGGTCGTGAAAGTCAAGGAGCCGGTCGAGAGCGAATACGGCTACCTGCGCAGCGACCTGCTGCTGTTCACCTACCTGCACCTGGCCGCCGACCGCCCCCTGACTGACGCGCTGCTGGCCGCCGGCACCACAGCTGTGGCCTACGAAACCGTGCAGCACAGTGACGGCAGCCTGCCACTGCTGATGCCGATGAGCGAAGTGGCCGGCCGCCTGAGTGTGCAGGCCGGGGCCTACCACCTGCAAAAGCCGGTGGGCGGGCGCGGCGTGCTGCTGGGCGGCGTGCCCGGCGTAAAGCCAGGTAACGTGACCATCGTGGGCGGTGGCGTGGTGGGCACCAACGCGGCCAAGATGGCGATGGGCCTGGGCGCTCACGTGACCATTCTGGACGTGTCGCAGCGCCGCCTGGCTTACCTGGACGACGTGTTCTTCGGGCGCATCACCACCATGATGAGCAGCGAAGCGAACCTCCGCGAACTGCTGCCGCAGACCGACCTCCTGATTGGCGCGGTGCTGATTCCAGGCGCCAAGGCCCCGCACCTCGTCACCCGTGACATGCTGGCCCTGATGCCCGAAGGTGCCGTGATTGTGGACGTGGCCGTGGACCAGGGCGGCTGCGTGGAAACCATTCACGCCACCACCCACGACGACCCCACCTACGTGGTGGACGGTATCATCCACTACGGTGTGGCCAACATGCCCGGCGCAGTGCCGCGCACCTCTACCCTGGCGCTGACCAACCAGACCATGCCCTACGTGTTCAGCCTGGCCGAACACGGTGTGCAGCCCCTGGAGCGCAACGCCTCGCTGCTGCTGGGCCTGAACACCCACGCCGGCCAGCTGACCAACCAGCCGGTGGCCGAAGCCTTCGGGATGAACTGGAGCGAGCCGAGCAGCGTGCTGGGCGCGTAA
- a CDS encoding Lrp/AsnC family transcriptional regulator, translating into MAQIELDDTDIRLLNILQRDGRIANTELADEVGLTPAPTLRRVRRLEEAGLIRRYVALLDPEMIGRSFLVMVRVTLSGQTKAGFETFGEQMRRRPEVLECYLCLGGTDYFLKVATRDLMEYQRFLVDVLAANPLVQHTDSILVVKQEKQTTALPLE; encoded by the coding sequence ATGGCGCAGATAGAACTGGACGACACCGATATTCGCCTGCTGAACATCCTGCAGCGGGATGGCCGCATCGCCAACACCGAGCTGGCCGACGAGGTGGGCCTGACCCCGGCCCCTACGCTGCGGCGGGTGCGCCGGCTGGAGGAAGCTGGACTGATTCGGCGTTACGTGGCCCTGCTTGACCCGGAAATGATTGGCCGCAGCTTTCTGGTCATGGTGCGGGTCACGCTGTCGGGGCAGACCAAAGCGGGCTTCGAGACCTTCGGGGAACAGATGCGCCGCCGTCCCGAGGTGCTGGAGTGCTACCTGTGCCTGGGCGGCACCGACTATTTCCTGAAAGTGGCGACCCGTGACCTGATGGAGTATCAGCGCTTTCTGGTGGACGTGCTGGCGGCCAATCCGCTGGTGCAGCACACCGACTCCATCCTGGTGGTCAAGCAGGAGAAGCAGACCACCGCGCTGCCGCTGGAATAG
- a CDS encoding peptidylprolyl isomerase — protein MKQLIWIIPAALLASCAPMQQGGMKAMEQRDGTTQARYQVPTSAVMSTAEAAQKDAGWQALPYLTPQRTTVFTRAEQVTEPGKQYRAVLNTSRGLITLELYPDKAPQAVNNFIFLARNHFYAGTRFHRVIDGFMAQGGDPLSTDSARQADWGTGGPGYQFAYEVNNGLNFNEAGVLGMARSASPDSQGSQFFITLAPASFLNGQYTVFGRVVSGMDVLQALTKTSASGAYGEQPIPGAQADVLNSVTILTR, from the coding sequence ATGAAACAACTGATCTGGATCATCCCCGCGGCGCTGCTTGCTTCCTGCGCTCCCATGCAGCAGGGGGGCATGAAAGCTATGGAGCAGCGCGACGGTACCACCCAGGCCCGCTATCAGGTGCCCACCTCGGCCGTGATGTCCACTGCCGAAGCGGCGCAGAAAGATGCCGGCTGGCAGGCGCTGCCCTACCTGACCCCCCAGCGCACGACGGTATTCACCCGCGCCGAGCAGGTGACCGAGCCCGGCAAGCAGTACCGCGCCGTGCTGAACACCTCCCGCGGCCTGATTACCCTGGAGCTGTACCCCGACAAGGCTCCGCAGGCCGTGAACAACTTCATCTTCCTGGCGCGCAATCATTTCTACGCGGGCACCCGCTTTCACCGCGTGATTGACGGCTTTATGGCCCAGGGCGGCGATCCCCTGAGCACCGACAGTGCCCGTCAGGCTGACTGGGGCACCGGCGGCCCCGGCTACCAGTTCGCTTACGAAGTGAACAACGGCCTGAACTTCAACGAAGCCGGCGTGCTGGGCATGGCCCGCAGCGCCTCGCCCGATTCGCAGGGCAGCCAGTTCTTCATTACGCTCGCCCCGGCCAGCTTCCTGAACGGGCAATACACGGTATTTGGCCGCGTGGTCAGCGGAATGGATGTGCTGCAGGCCCTGACCAAGACTTCGGCCAGCGGGGCCTACGGCGAGCAGCCTATCCCCGGCGCTCAGGCCGACGTGCTGAACAGCGTGACCATTCTGACCCGCTGA
- a CDS encoding phosphatidylserine decarboxylase: MRTRNLLAGLGAAALAGAYYQRSYRYRDPVRLPPEGAEATGLVAPADGKVMFVRRTEDGWRLGVALDPLSVRYVYAPQDGEVQALTRQPVQGDGPGRPADGLLMAFGDGLGVCLAAPSGKLEARTYFAAGDLVRRGNKLAFLERGGPVLLTFGAQFRPAVRVGERVTGAQTVVARG; encoded by the coding sequence ATGAGGACCCGCAATCTGCTGGCCGGGCTGGGCGCTGCGGCGCTGGCCGGAGCCTACTATCAGCGCAGTTACCGTTACCGCGACCCGGTGCGCCTGCCTCCTGAGGGCGCTGAAGCCACTGGTTTGGTTGCCCCTGCTGACGGCAAAGTAATGTTCGTGCGCCGCACCGAGGACGGTTGGCGGCTGGGTGTGGCCCTGGACCCGCTCAGCGTGCGCTATGTCTATGCGCCGCAGGACGGGGAAGTGCAGGCGCTGACCCGCCAGCCGGTGCAGGGAGACGGGCCGGGCCGCCCGGCAGACGGGCTGCTGATGGCTTTTGGGGATGGCCTGGGCGTCTGCCTGGCAGCACCGAGCGGCAAGCTGGAAGCCCGCACTTATTTCGCAGCGGGCGACCTGGTACGCCGGGGCAACAAGCTGGCCTTCTTGGAGCGCGGTGGCCCAGTCTTGTTGACGTTTGGGGCGCAGTTCCGCCCGGCGGTGCGGGTAGGGGAGCGGGTGACAGGCGCGCAAACAGTGGTGGCGCGTGGATGA
- a CDS encoding PH domain-containing protein: MSELASQPLDRHPPNQQPVPLARDHAPLLWAVLGLSAALMLALPWLPGGDKPLPPLPAALLSLSGLALLVFFASLPRRLGYAFTPEGLRVSRFSGTQVWPYASLEVVSVGGELGLKLGGVGVPGYYTGTYGWRGPEAKAVQALASTTRGGVLLRRKGTLHYLTPADPVGFVEVLGEASSKL; this comes from the coding sequence ATGAGTGAACTGGCTTCTCAACCCTTAGACCGTCACCCTCCAAATCAGCAACCTGTGCCGCTGGCCCGCGACCACGCCCCGCTGCTGTGGGCAGTGTTGGGCCTGAGTGCTGCGCTCATGCTGGCGCTTCCCTGGCTGCCGGGTGGCGATAAGCCCTTGCCCCCGCTGCCAGCCGCTCTGCTCAGCCTGAGCGGGCTGGCATTGCTGGTCTTTTTTGCCAGCTTGCCGCGCCGTCTGGGCTACGCCTTCACGCCGGAGGGCTTGCGGGTCAGCCGCTTTTCGGGCACGCAGGTCTGGCCGTATGCCTCGCTGGAGGTCGTGTCGGTGGGCGGCGAACTGGGCCTGAAACTGGGCGGCGTAGGCGTGCCCGGCTATTACACGGGCACCTACGGCTGGCGGGGGCCAGAGGCGAAGGCAGTGCAGGCGCTGGCGTCCACCACACGCGGCGGTGTACTGCTGCGGCGGAAGGGGACACTGCACTACCTCACGCCCGCAGACCCGGTGGGTTTTGTAGAGGTCCTGGGGGAAGCGAGTTCAAAGCTCTAA